The following proteins come from a genomic window of Geminicoccaceae bacterium SCSIO 64248:
- a CDS encoding 3-keto-5-aminohexanoate cleavage protein, whose amino-acid sequence MAKQQKVIITCAVTGAIHTPSMSPHLPVTPQEIADAAIGAAEAGAAVVHLHARNPEDGRPDQSPEAFMRFLPLIKQQSACVVNITTGGGPGMPVEERVRPAAELRPEVASLNMGSMNFGLYPMLNRFKEFKHPWEREMLEASRERIFKNTFVDIEYILSTCAENGTRFEIECYDIGHLYTLAHFADRGIVKPPFFVQSVFGILGGIGPHPEDVAHMKRTADRLFGTDYRWSVLGAGRNQLPIAAMAASMGGNVRVGLEDSLWSGAGKMATSNAEQVRLARQIIEGLGLEIATPDEAREILQLKGGDQVGF is encoded by the coding sequence ATGGCGAAGCAGCAAAAGGTCATCATCACCTGCGCCGTGACCGGTGCGATCCACACGCCGTCGATGTCGCCGCATCTGCCGGTGACGCCGCAGGAAATCGCCGACGCTGCGATCGGCGCGGCGGAAGCCGGCGCCGCGGTCGTCCATCTTCACGCACGCAATCCCGAGGACGGCCGGCCGGACCAGTCGCCCGAGGCCTTCATGCGCTTCTTGCCGCTGATCAAGCAGCAGTCGGCCTGCGTGGTGAACATCACGACCGGTGGCGGTCCCGGCATGCCGGTCGAGGAGCGTGTCCGTCCGGCGGCGGAGCTGCGGCCCGAGGTGGCCTCGCTCAACATGGGCTCGATGAATTTCGGCCTGTACCCGATGCTCAACCGCTTCAAGGAGTTCAAGCATCCTTGGGAGCGGGAGATGCTGGAGGCGAGCCGCGAGCGCATCTTCAAGAACACCTTCGTCGACATCGAGTACATCCTCTCGACCTGCGCCGAAAACGGCACGCGTTTCGAGATCGAGTGCTACGACATCGGCCACCTCTACACGCTGGCGCACTTCGCCGACCGGGGCATCGTCAAGCCGCCCTTCTTCGTCCAGAGCGTGTTCGGCATCCTGGGCGGCATCGGCCCGCATCCCGAGGACGTGGCGCACATGAAGCGCACGGCGGATCGCCTGTTCGGCACGGACTATCGCTGGTCGGTCCTGGGGGCCGGGCGCAACCAGCTTCCGATCGCCGCCATGGCGGCCTCGATGGGCGGCAACGTCCGGGTCGGCCTCGAGGACTCGCTCTGGAGCGGCGCCGGCAAGATGGCGACGTCCAACGCCGAGCAGGTCCGGCTTGCCCGTCAGATCATCGAGGGCCTGGGCCTGGAGATTGCCACCCCGGACGAAGCGCGCGAGATCCTGCAGCTCAAGGGCGGCGACCAGGTCGGGTTCTGA
- a CDS encoding ABC transporter substrate-binding protein, which produces MSKSSTFSRRQALKAAGFLAGAGAFTTFNGPWYHNRAFAQGGKPIKLGLTCDASGMYGASGRDELLGIRMAIDEFNANGGVLGRTIEWVTADTETNPATASRVAERFVAREDCSFLLGAIHSGVANAITQIAVKYGTIYMNSNSSSPTESGENCSRVKFVWDGNGTNFTISTVRSTVENVGKRWLLLTNDYVWGHETSDATRNLVEEAGGEIVDNLIIPQGTRDFTSYLIQIQQLAPEVVAPAVGGDDGKILRQQVAELGLDQQATWVQSQQDWPDVWAAPDSIIGVFGTNWYHKLDLPGVPEFVAKWQERDMPGAIPVPSNTSYCGYMATRGLLRAIQETGSTNNVDLIKHIENMRIPAAERMQHFDAYFDPQTHHLQQTIYLARRNANPSDETDLYEIISWSEPKDVVDPQEAPNCKLVPYEDLPVVDA; this is translated from the coding sequence ATGTCGAAGTCGTCGACGTTCTCGCGTCGTCAGGCACTCAAGGCCGCCGGCTTCCTCGCCGGCGCGGGCGCATTCACGACCTTCAACGGTCCCTGGTACCACAACCGGGCCTTCGCCCAGGGCGGCAAGCCGATCAAGCTCGGCCTGACCTGCGACGCCAGCGGCATGTACGGCGCGTCGGGGCGCGACGAGCTCCTGGGCATCCGCATGGCGATCGACGAGTTCAACGCGAACGGCGGCGTGCTCGGGCGCACGATCGAGTGGGTGACCGCCGACACCGAGACCAACCCGGCGACCGCCAGCCGGGTCGCCGAGCGGTTCGTTGCGCGCGAGGACTGCAGCTTCCTGCTCGGAGCCATCCATTCCGGCGTCGCGAACGCCATCACCCAGATCGCCGTCAAGTACGGCACGATCTACATGAACTCGAACTCGTCCTCGCCCACCGAGTCGGGCGAGAACTGCTCGCGCGTGAAATTCGTCTGGGACGGCAACGGCACCAATTTCACGATCTCGACCGTGCGCTCGACCGTGGAGAACGTCGGCAAGCGCTGGCTGCTTCTGACCAACGACTATGTCTGGGGGCATGAGACGTCGGACGCGACGCGCAATCTGGTCGAGGAGGCGGGCGGCGAGATCGTCGACAACCTGATCATCCCGCAGGGCACGCGCGACTTCACCTCCTATCTCATCCAGATCCAGCAACTGGCCCCCGAAGTCGTCGCTCCCGCCGTGGGCGGTGACGACGGCAAGATCCTCCGTCAGCAAGTGGCCGAGCTCGGCCTCGACCAGCAGGCGACCTGGGTGCAGAGCCAGCAGGACTGGCCGGACGTCTGGGCAGCGCCGGACAGCATCATCGGCGTGTTCGGCACGAACTGGTATCACAAGCTCGATCTGCCGGGCGTGCCCGAGTTCGTCGCGAAATGGCAGGAGCGCGACATGCCGGGCGCCATTCCGGTGCCGAGCAACACCTCCTATTGCGGCTACATGGCGACCCGCGGGCTCTTGCGCGCGATCCAGGAGACCGGCTCGACCAACAATGTCGATCTGATCAAGCATATTGAGAACATGCGCATACCCGCCGCCGAGCGGATGCAGCACTTCGACGCCTATTTCGACCCGCAGACCCATCATTTGCAGCAGACCATCTACCTGGCCCGCCGCAATGCCAATCCGTCGGACGAGACCGATCTCTACGAGATCATCTCGTGGTCCGAGCCTAAGGACGTCGTCGACCCGCAGGAGGCTCCCAACTGCAAGCTGGTGCCCTACGAGGACCTGCCGGTCGTCGATGCCTGA
- a CDS encoding branched-chain amino acid ABC transporter permease, translating into MTLVPFVIDGLTLGLLFALIALGFMLIVGVMEQINLAHGSLFALGAYLAMVLLGPNPPLPAALAEPWLALSLPVRYVATLIIAPALVGLFSIVIELAMRRTYGKDPLFGLLLTFGAALVIEDSIRAIWGTRDYALTTPDAMSGGFIALGLIWSTYRFYAAGMALLIIVLTWLLIEKTRFGAIIKAGAHDSEMVRALGYDLSKLRIAVFALGTALAAVAGIVMAPLWGIRPHMGVDAVVPAFLIIVLGGVGSFWGAVVAGLMVGLVVGLTSAFASAWALLSMYILLIVVVSIRARGLFGKKSVLEA; encoded by the coding sequence ATGACGCTCGTCCCGTTCGTGATCGACGGCCTGACGCTCGGGCTGCTCTTCGCGCTGATCGCGCTCGGCTTCATGCTGATCGTCGGCGTCATGGAGCAGATCAACCTCGCGCACGGCTCCCTGTTCGCGCTGGGGGCCTATCTCGCGATGGTCCTGCTCGGACCCAACCCGCCTTTGCCGGCGGCGCTCGCCGAGCCGTGGCTCGCCCTGTCGCTGCCGGTGCGCTACGTGGCGACCCTGATCATCGCGCCGGCGCTGGTCGGCCTGTTCAGCATCGTGATCGAGCTGGCCATGCGGCGGACCTACGGCAAGGACCCGTTGTTCGGCCTCCTGCTGACCTTCGGCGCCGCCCTGGTGATCGAGGACAGCATCCGGGCGATCTGGGGCACGCGGGACTACGCGCTCACCACGCCCGATGCGATGTCCGGCGGGTTCATCGCGCTCGGCCTGATCTGGTCGACCTACCGCTTCTACGCGGCGGGCATGGCGCTCCTGATCATCGTGCTGACATGGCTCCTGATCGAGAAGACCCGCTTCGGCGCGATCATCAAGGCGGGCGCGCATGACAGCGAGATGGTCCGGGCGCTCGGCTACGACCTCTCGAAGCTGCGCATCGCGGTCTTCGCCCTCGGCACGGCCCTGGCCGCGGTTGCCGGCATCGTCATGGCGCCGCTCTGGGGCATCCGTCCGCATATGGGCGTGGACGCGGTGGTGCCCGCCTTTCTCATCATCGTGCTGGGCGGCGTCGGCTCGTTCTGGGGCGCGGTCGTCGCCGGCCTGATGGTCGGTCTCGTCGTCGGCCTGACCTCGGCCTTCGCCTCGGCGTGGGCGCTGCTCTCGATGTACATCCTGCTGATCGTCGTCGTGTCGATCCGGGCGCGCGGCCTGTTCGGCAAGAAGAGCGTGCTGGAGGCCTGA
- a CDS encoding branched-chain amino acid ABC transporter permease, which translates to MTRELDGTRLVTPAMIAVVVILATVPFWIQAIGLYQYLAVEILIWAIYAFAFNLLLGTGGLPSFGHGAFFGIGAYACGLAQMHLGAGLWLSLIAALLAATLAGAFVSAFVARRRGIYFALMTIAFGQIFWFIAMKARDITGGEDGLLPIARPPVGIGGTGIDITGNVAFYYFVLVIFALVLVLFWRLTHSPFGRVLAAIRQSETRAGHLGYSVLAFKMAAFTLSAAISGMAGGLFAMAQASAFPDVMSLHFSGYIVMMVLVGGGFASFWGPLVGVLVFFVARDVLGAFTSTWMLWFGLLFVTVILFKPEGIAGLAQDVAKRLRKGDRENERPVAATAVDAGS; encoded by the coding sequence ATGACACGAGAGCTCGACGGGACGCGCCTGGTCACGCCCGCCATGATCGCGGTCGTGGTCATCCTCGCGACCGTGCCGTTCTGGATCCAGGCCATCGGCCTTTACCAGTATCTCGCCGTCGAGATCCTGATCTGGGCGATCTACGCCTTCGCCTTCAACCTTCTGCTCGGCACCGGCGGCCTGCCGTCGTTCGGCCACGGCGCGTTCTTCGGCATCGGCGCCTATGCCTGCGGCCTCGCCCAAATGCACCTGGGCGCCGGTCTCTGGCTGTCCCTGATCGCGGCGCTGCTCGCGGCGACGCTCGCCGGTGCCTTCGTCTCGGCCTTCGTCGCCAGGCGGCGCGGCATATACTTCGCGCTGATGACCATCGCGTTCGGCCAGATCTTCTGGTTCATCGCCATGAAGGCGCGCGACATCACGGGCGGCGAGGACGGCCTGTTGCCGATCGCCCGGCCTCCCGTCGGGATCGGCGGCACCGGGATCGACATCACCGGCAACGTCGCCTTCTACTACTTCGTCCTGGTGATCTTCGCCCTCGTGCTGGTCCTGTTCTGGCGGCTGACCCACTCGCCGTTCGGCCGGGTCCTGGCCGCGATCCGCCAGAGCGAGACGAGGGCCGGCCATCTCGGCTATTCGGTGCTCGCCTTCAAGATGGCGGCGTTCACCCTCTCCGCAGCGATTTCGGGCATGGCCGGCGGGCTGTTCGCCATGGCCCAGGCCTCCGCCTTTCCCGACGTGATGAGCCTGCACTTCTCCGGCTACATCGTCATGATGGTCCTGGTCGGCGGCGGCTTCGCCAGCTTCTGGGGACCGCTCGTCGGCGTGCTCGTCTTCTTCGTGGCGCGCGACGTCCTCGGCGCCTTCACCAGCACGTGGATGCTGTGGTTCGGCCTCCTGTTCGTGACCGTGATCCTGTTCAAGCCCGAGGGTATCGCGGGTCTCGCGCAGGACGTTGCCAAGCGCCTGCGCAAGGGTGACCGGGAGAACGAACGGCCGGTTGCCGCCACGGCTGTGGACGCGGGGAGCTGA
- a CDS encoding ABC transporter ATP-binding protein, with the protein MDVLEAKGIHVRFGDRVVLEEVDLSVREGEFHGIMGPNGAGKTTFFNVLTGSVKPARGSVRIGGRDATGFSPPSMAKLGIARSFQIMNLFDAFSALENVRLASPSFRSSGFNGFKAAAGHAGLDDEARSLLRDVGLETKADLPARDLSYGERRSLEIAVALAQRPRVLCLDEPTSGLGSDGITRLAGLIGRLKGRLSILAIEHDMEFLFGLADRISVMHWGQVIAHGTPDVLRANPWVARSNLGRLA; encoded by the coding sequence ATGGATGTGCTCGAAGCCAAGGGCATCCACGTCCGTTTCGGCGATCGCGTCGTGCTGGAGGAGGTCGACCTCTCCGTCCGCGAGGGCGAGTTCCACGGCATCATGGGGCCGAACGGCGCCGGCAAGACCACGTTCTTCAACGTCCTGACCGGCAGCGTGAAGCCCGCGCGCGGCTCCGTCCGCATCGGCGGCCGCGACGCGACTGGCTTCAGCCCGCCTTCGATGGCGAAGCTGGGCATCGCGCGCTCGTTCCAGATCATGAACCTGTTCGACGCGTTCTCGGCGTTGGAGAACGTGCGCCTCGCTTCGCCGTCCTTCCGCTCAAGCGGCTTCAACGGCTTCAAGGCGGCGGCCGGCCATGCCGGGCTCGACGACGAGGCGCGGTCGCTTTTGCGCGACGTCGGGCTCGAGACCAAGGCCGATCTGCCGGCGCGCGACCTGTCCTACGGCGAGCGGCGCTCGCTGGAGATCGCGGTCGCCCTGGCGCAGCGGCCGCGCGTGCTCTGCCTCGACGAGCCGACCTCCGGCCTGGGCTCGGACGGCATCACGCGCCTGGCCGGTCTGATCGGCCGGCTCAAGGGCAGGCTCTCGATCCTCGCGATCGAGCACGACATGGAGTTCCTGTTCGGCCTCGCCGACCGGATCTCGGTCATGCATTGGGGCCAGGTGATCGCGCACGGCACGCCGGACGTGCTGCGCGCCAATCCTTGGGTCGCCCGCTCGAACCTGGGGCGCCTGGCATGA
- a CDS encoding ABC transporter ATP-binding protein has protein sequence MILDVDSIHTFYGETQALFGVSFQVAPGEVVALLGPSGAGKTTTLRSILALTRPRRGRVRFDGADISAWTTHRIARAGIGWVPDDRRLCPTLTVAKNLQIAAKRTRFRSWSVKECFETFSALEHLMARDAENLSGGEMQMVAISRALLGSPGLVLFDEPSQGLAPKIAEDVQATIRRLKEEGSASIVVEQNAELALGVADRAVVLDRGHVAWTGAADELQADRGLRQRLLGA, from the coding sequence ATGATCCTCGACGTCGATTCGATCCACACCTTCTACGGCGAGACCCAGGCCCTGTTCGGCGTCTCCTTCCAGGTGGCGCCGGGCGAGGTCGTCGCCTTGCTCGGCCCGAGCGGGGCGGGGAAGACCACGACCCTGCGCTCGATCCTGGCTCTGACCCGGCCGCGACGGGGCCGCGTGCGCTTCGACGGCGCCGACATCTCCGCCTGGACGACCCACCGCATCGCTCGGGCGGGCATCGGCTGGGTGCCGGACGACCGACGCCTCTGCCCGACGCTCACGGTCGCAAAGAACCTGCAGATCGCGGCCAAGCGCACGCGGTTCCGCAGTTGGAGCGTCAAGGAATGCTTCGAGACGTTCTCGGCGCTCGAGCATCTCATGGCGCGCGACGCGGAAAACCTCTCCGGCGGCGAGATGCAGATGGTCGCGATCTCGCGAGCGCTCCTGGGCTCGCCCGGCCTCGTCCTGTTCGACGAGCCGAGCCAGGGCCTGGCGCCCAAGATCGCCGAGGACGTCCAGGCGACCATCCGCCGCCTGAAGGAGGAGGGCAGCGCCTCGATCGTGGTCGAGCAGAACGCCGAACTGGCCCTGGGCGTGGCCGATCGCGCCGTCGTCCTCGACCGCGGCCATGTCGCGTGGACAGGTGCGGCGGACGAACTGCAGGCGGACCGCGGCCTGCGTCAGCGCCTTCTGGGAGCCTGA
- a CDS encoding ATP-binding cassette domain-containing protein, translating to MTDAPLLCLENLRKTYYRGRIKRERTFEIEANLLVEKPAVIGVIGPNGAGKTTLFEMITGSNTPSAGTVRIAGSDVHKVRYAERDRLAIHYHQTYQVRSFRKVLPSFMLQPSPTPRPVLHLFDEPQFNTQDGYIGFMLDFFRSLRREGKLVFVCLHPTARYHLEILNEIGERFLLVHGGKVTPKQTFGDLVADDRVEAYLGREMTAIAHAL from the coding sequence ATGACCGACGCGCCGCTCCTTTGCCTGGAGAACCTGCGCAAGACCTATTATCGCGGCCGGATCAAGCGCGAGCGGACCTTCGAGATCGAGGCGAATCTGCTGGTGGAGAAGCCGGCGGTAATCGGCGTCATCGGGCCGAACGGCGCCGGCAAGACGACCTTGTTCGAGATGATCACGGGCTCGAACACGCCGTCGGCCGGCACGGTGCGCATCGCCGGCTCCGACGTGCACAAGGTCAGGTACGCCGAACGCGACCGTCTCGCGATCCACTACCACCAGACCTATCAGGTCCGCTCGTTCCGCAAGGTCCTGCCGTCCTTCATGCTGCAGCCGTCGCCGACGCCCCGGCCGGTCCTGCATCTGTTCGACGAGCCGCAGTTCAACACCCAGGACGGCTATATCGGCTTCATGCTCGACTTCTTCCGCTCGCTGCGCCGGGAGGGGAAGCTGGTGTTCGTCTGCCTGCACCCGACCGCGCGCTACCACCTCGAGATCCTGAACGAGATCGGCGAGCGCTTCCTGCTCGTGCATGGCGGCAAGGTGACGCCCAAGCAGACGTTCGGCGATCTCGTCGCGGACGACCGGGTCGAGGCGTATCTCGGTCGGGAGATGACCGCGATCGCGCACGCGCTATGA
- a CDS encoding 3-hydroxyacyl-CoA dehydrogenase family protein yields MTDIAVVGAGIMGHALALVFALGGHKVRLTDSHGPTLERAPGLIDAAARTLVEAGEIDAAWTDGRLDDAITPCGRLSDTVARADVIVEAIVERRDAKQALFAQIDEMARPDAILASNTSNLDIFPLVPASRQKRTLIAHWYTPPYLIDLVDIVPGAETEPAVVETMRDLVTALGKKPVVFRKFIAGYVANRIQEAIWLEVCRLLDDGVVSAREIDDSVIHGLALRLPILGVLAKGDFTGVDLLQLNLGNMPYTPPEVTGRSATVDRLIAEGRTGVKAGKGFFDWGGREARELFRERDRRILKLKQALRGIGPMEGA; encoded by the coding sequence ATGACCGATATCGCGGTGGTCGGCGCCGGCATCATGGGCCATGCCCTGGCGCTCGTGTTCGCGCTCGGCGGTCACAAGGTGCGCCTGACCGACAGCCACGGGCCGACGCTGGAGCGCGCGCCCGGCCTGATCGACGCGGCGGCCAGGACCCTCGTCGAAGCGGGCGAGATCGACGCCGCCTGGACGGACGGCCGCCTGGACGACGCCATCACGCCGTGCGGGCGCCTGTCCGACACGGTCGCCCGGGCGGACGTGATCGTCGAGGCGATCGTGGAACGTCGCGACGCGAAGCAGGCGCTGTTCGCTCAGATCGACGAGATGGCGAGGCCGGACGCCATCCTCGCCAGCAACACGAGCAATCTCGACATCTTCCCGCTCGTGCCCGCGTCGCGGCAGAAGCGGACCCTGATCGCGCACTGGTACACGCCGCCCTACCTGATCGACCTGGTCGACATCGTGCCGGGCGCCGAGACCGAGCCCGCCGTGGTCGAGACGATGCGCGACCTCGTCACGGCGCTCGGCAAGAAGCCGGTCGTGTTCCGCAAGTTCATCGCGGGCTACGTCGCCAACCGCATCCAGGAGGCGATCTGGCTGGAGGTCTGCCGCCTGCTCGACGACGGCGTGGTCAGCGCGCGCGAGATCGACGACTCGGTGATCCACGGCCTCGCCCTGCGCCTGCCGATCCTGGGCGTGCTGGCGAAAGGCGACTTCACGGGCGTCGACCTGCTCCAGCTCAACCTCGGCAACATGCCCTACACGCCGCCCGAGGTCACCGGCCGGTCCGCGACCGTCGACCGGCTGATCGCCGAGGGACGGACCGGCGTCAAGGCGGGCAAGGGCTTCTTCGACTGGGGTGGTCGCGAGGCCCGCGAGCTGTTTCGCGAGCGCGACCGCCGCATCCTCAAGCTTAAACAGGCGTTGCGCGGCATCGGGCCTATGGAGGGCGCATGA
- a CDS encoding SDR family oxidoreductase: MITYDLSGKTALVTGGASGIGLATAKMMAGFGATVAINFLPDDPRGPQAVAELTAAGGKAIAAPGNVGVAGEAEAMVAKAVADLGRLDLLVNNAGTPASPRQINPHELDLITEAFWQTILQVNLVSVFRCTHAAAPALKAAHGAVVNTASIAGLGKVGSSLAYGAAKAGVINLTKNLARALAPEVRVNAIAPGAVDSTWMVDWTPEQRTTSIENALLKRRNQPEDLAEVVLFLGFAAGMVTAQTIVVDGGLSL; the protein is encoded by the coding sequence ATGATCACCTACGATCTTTCCGGCAAGACGGCGCTGGTCACGGGCGGCGCGTCGGGGATCGGCCTCGCGACCGCGAAGATGATGGCCGGCTTCGGCGCGACGGTCGCGATCAACTTCCTGCCCGACGACCCGCGCGGGCCGCAGGCGGTCGCCGAGCTGACAGCGGCGGGCGGCAAGGCGATCGCGGCGCCGGGCAATGTCGGCGTGGCCGGCGAGGCGGAGGCGATGGTGGCCAAGGCGGTCGCCGATCTCGGCCGGCTCGACCTTCTCGTCAACAATGCCGGCACGCCGGCCAGCCCGCGCCAGATCAACCCGCACGAGCTCGACCTGATCACCGAGGCGTTCTGGCAGACCATCCTGCAGGTCAACCTGGTCAGCGTCTTTCGCTGCACCCATGCCGCCGCGCCGGCGCTCAAGGCCGCGCACGGGGCCGTCGTGAACACGGCGTCGATTGCCGGACTCGGCAAGGTCGGCAGCAGCCTCGCCTACGGCGCGGCCAAGGCGGGCGTGATCAACCTGACCAAGAACCTGGCGCGCGCGCTGGCGCCGGAGGTCCGGGTCAACGCGATCGCGCCCGGCGCCGTCGACAGCACCTGGATGGTCGATTGGACGCCCGAGCAACGCACGACCTCGATCGAGAACGCCCTGCTCAAGCGGCGCAACCAGCCGGAAGACCTGGCCGAAGTCGTTCTTTTCCTTGGATTCGCCGCCGGCATGGTCACGGCACAGACCATCGTGGTCGATGGCGGGCTCTCCCTTTAG
- a CDS encoding TIM44-like domain-containing protein yields MSLKPSRSRRVLAVLATALILAASTADARPGRGGFGGMGSRGARTYQAPPPTQTAPGQVGPLQRSTTPNTPGMNQATPGAASTVGRGGLFGQRGGFMGGLLGAGLIGAFLGYGLFGGLGGGFASILGLLLQIVLIVVIARFAIRAFQRRSQPVPAGAAQGAGGPSLRDAIPPVGGYGQRPATGGGIPAGGGSARIEAGDFDAFERLLGEIQTAYGEEDIGRLRTLATPEMVDYLSEELSENVSRGVVNRIDQVKLLQGDLAEAWTERGTTYATVAMRYALVDVTVERNSGTVVEGEPDRPVEVTELWTFLRASGGRWLLSAIQPA; encoded by the coding sequence ATGTCGCTCAAGCCTTCACGATCCCGCCGTGTTCTCGCTGTCCTGGCCACGGCCCTGATCCTGGCTGCCAGCACCGCCGACGCCCGGCCGGGCCGAGGCGGCTTCGGCGGCATGGGCAGCCGGGGCGCGCGCACCTATCAGGCGCCGCCGCCGACCCAGACGGCGCCCGGCCAGGTCGGGCCGTTGCAACGGAGCACGACGCCCAACACGCCGGGCATGAACCAAGCGACGCCGGGTGCGGCCTCGACGGTCGGCCGTGGCGGCCTGTTCGGCCAGCGCGGCGGCTTCATGGGCGGCCTGCTCGGCGCGGGCCTGATCGGGGCGTTCCTGGGCTACGGCCTGTTCGGCGGGCTGGGCGGCGGTTTCGCGTCCATCCTCGGGCTCTTGCTGCAGATCGTCCTGATCGTCGTCATCGCACGCTTCGCGATCCGCGCCTTTCAGAGACGGTCCCAGCCGGTTCCGGCTGGCGCGGCGCAGGGCGCCGGCGGCCCCAGCCTTCGTGACGCCATTCCGCCCGTCGGCGGCTACGGCCAACGTCCGGCAACGGGGGGCGGCATACCGGCCGGAGGTGGCTCCGCGCGGATCGAGGCCGGCGATTTCGACGCCTTCGAGCGTCTGCTGGGCGAGATCCAGACCGCGTACGGGGAGGAGGACATCGGACGGCTCCGCACTCTGGCGACGCCGGAGATGGTCGACTACCTTTCCGAGGAGCTTTCCGAAAACGTCAGCCGCGGCGTCGTGAACCGGATCGACCAGGTCAAGTTGCTGCAAGGCGATCTCGCCGAAGCCTGGACCGAGCGCGGCACGACCTACGCGACCGTCGCGATGCGCTACGCGCTGGTCGACGTCACCGTGGAACGCAACAGCGGCACGGTCGTCGAGGGCGAGCCGGACCGGCCGGTCGAGGTCACGGAGTTGTGGACGTTCCTGCGGGCGTCGGGTGGCCGCTGGCTCCTGTCGGCGATCCAGCCGGCGTGA
- a CDS encoding Lrp/AsnC family transcriptional regulator, with protein MQNDRRTASLDAIDLRILDLLQRDATLPIAQIGERVGLSQTPCWKRIQRLEASGVIERRVALVNPDKVGLGMTVMVAIETGDHSKDWLDRFAETVSGFPEVMEFYRMAGDIDYLVRVVVADMPAYDAFYRRLVEAMPLKSVTARFALERIKTSTVLPIRHTP; from the coding sequence TTGCAAAACGATCGCCGCACCGCTTCGCTCGACGCCATCGACCTGCGCATCCTCGATCTTCTGCAAAGGGATGCCACGCTGCCGATCGCCCAGATCGGCGAGCGGGTCGGCCTGTCGCAGACGCCCTGCTGGAAGCGCATCCAGCGCCTGGAGGCGTCGGGCGTGATCGAGCGCCGGGTCGCGCTGGTCAATCCCGACAAGGTCGGCCTCGGCATGACCGTGATGGTCGCCATCGAGACGGGCGACCATTCCAAGGACTGGCTGGATCGCTTCGCGGAGACGGTCTCGGGCTTCCCGGAGGTCATGGAGTTCTACCGCATGGCGGGCGACATCGACTATCTCGTGCGGGTGGTCGTCGCCGACATGCCGGCCTATGACGCGTTCTACCGCCGCCTGGTCGAGGCGATGCCGCTCAAATCGGTGACGGCTCGCTTCGCTCTGGAACGCATCAAGACCAGCACGGTCCTGCCGAT